The proteins below are encoded in one region of Manis javanica isolate MJ-LG chromosome 8, MJ_LKY, whole genome shotgun sequence:
- the TOX4 gene encoding TOX high mobility group box family member 4 isoform X2 has product METFHTPSLGDEEFEIPPISLDSDPSLAVSDVVGHFDDLADPSSSQDGSFSAQYGVQTLDMPVGMTHGLMEQGGGLLSGGLTMDLDHSIGTQYSANPPVTIDVPMTDMTSGLMGHSQLTTIDQSELSSQLGLSLGGGTILPPAQSPEDRLSTTPSPTSSLHEDGVEDFRRQLPSQKTVVVETGKKQKAPKKRKKKDPNEPQKPVSAYALFFRDTQAAIKGQNPNATFGEVSKIVASMWDSLGEEQKQVYKRKTEAAKKEYLKALAAYKDNQECQATVETVELDPVPSQTPSPPPVATVDPASPAPASTEPPSLSSSIVVNSTLSSYVANQASSGAGGQPSITKLIITKQMLPSSITMSQGGMVTVIPATVVTSRGLQIGQTSTATIQPSQQAQIVTRSVLQAAAAAAASMQLPPPRLQPPPLQQMPQPPTQQQVTILQQPPPLQAMQQPPSQKVRINLQQQPPPLQIKFVPPPTLKVQTTLVPPAVESSPERPVNSSPETHTVEETSTETICEMITDVVPEVESPSQMDVELVSGSPMTLSPQPRCMRSGCENPPVVNKDWDNEYCSNECVVKHCRDVFLAWVASRNSNTVVFVK; this is encoded by the exons ATGGAG ACATTCCATACACCAAGCTTGGGTGATGAGGAATTTGAAATCCCGCCTATCTCCTTGGATTCTGATCCTTCACTGGCTGTCTCAGATGTGGTTGGCCACTTTGATGACCTGGCAGACCCTTCCTCCTCTCAGGATGGCAGCTTTTCAGCCCAATATGGGGTCCAGACATTGGACATGCCTGTTGGCATGACCCATGGCTTGATGGAGCAGGGCGGGGGGCTCCTGAGTGGGGGCTTGACCATG GACTTGGACCATTCTATAGGAACTCAGTATAGCGCCAACCCACCTGTTACAATTGATGTACCAATGACAGACATGACATCTGGCTTGATGGGGCATAGCCAGTTGACCACCATTGATCAGTCAGAACTGAGTTCTCAACTTGGTTTGAGCTTAGGGGGTGGTACCATCCTGCCACCTGCCCAGTCACCAGAGGATCGTCTTTCAACCACCCCTTCACCTACTAGTTCACTTCATGAGGATGGTGTTGAGGATTTCCGGAGG CAACTTCCCAGCCAGAAGACAGTTGTGgtggaaacaggaaaaaagcagaaggccccaaagaagagaaaaaagaaagatcctaATGAACCTCAGAAACCAGTTTCAGCATATGCTTTATTCTTTCGTGATACACAGGCAGCCATCAAGGGACAGAATCCCAATGCCACTTTTGGGGAGGTTTCAAAAATTGTGGCCTCCATGTGGGACAGTCTTGGAGAGGAGCAAAAACAG GTATATAAGAGGAAAACTGAAGCTGCCAAGAAAGAGTATCTGAAGGCTCTGGCTGCTTATAAAGACAATCAAGAGTGTCAG GCCACTGTGGAAACAGTGGAACTGGATCCAGTGCCATCACAGActccttctccacctcctgtGGCTACTGTTGACCCAGCATCGCCAGCACCAGCCTCAACAGAGCCCCCTTCCCTGTCCTCTTCCATTGTTGTTAATTCCACTCTTTCATCCTATGTAGCAAACCAGGCATCTTCTGGGGCTGGGGGTCAGCCCAGTATCACCAAGTTGATTATTACCAAACAGATGTTGCCCTCGTCTATTACCATGTCTCAAGGAGGAATGGTTACCGTTATCCCAGCCACAGTGGTAACCTCCCGGGGGCTCCAAATAGGCCAAACCAGTACAGCTACTATCCAGCCCAGTCAGCAAGCCCAAATTGTCACCCGGTCAGTGTTGCAGGCAGCAGCAGCCGCTGCTGCTTCTATGCAACTGCCTCCCCCACGACTACAGCCCCCTCCATTGCAACAGATGCCTCAGCCCCCAACTCAGCAGCAAGTGACCATTCTGCAGCAGCCTCCCCCACTCCAGGCCATGCAACAGCCTCCATCTCAGAAAGTTCGAATCAATTTACAGCAACAGCCCCCTCCTCTGCAAATCAAGTTTGTGCCTCCACCCACTCTGAAAGTACAGACTACCTTAGTCCCACCAGCTGTGGAAAGTAGTCCTGAGAGGCCTGTGAACAGCAGCCCTGAAACCCACACAGTTGAGGAAACCTCTACTGAGACAATCTGTGAGATGATTACAGATGTAGTTCCTGAG GTTGAGTCTCCTTctcaaatggatgttgaattggtGAGTGGGTCTCCTATGACGCTCTCACCCCAGCCTCGATGTATGAGGTCTGGTTGTGAGAACCCTCCTGTTGTGAATAAGGACTGGGACAATGAATACTGCAGCAACGAGTGTGTGGTGAAGCACTGCAG gGATGTCTTCCTGGCCTGGGTAGCCTCTAGAAATTCAAACACAGTGGTGTTTGTAAAATAG
- the TOX4 gene encoding TOX high mobility group box family member 4 isoform X1, which yields MEFPGGNDNYLTITGPSHPFLSGAETFHTPSLGDEEFEIPPISLDSDPSLAVSDVVGHFDDLADPSSSQDGSFSAQYGVQTLDMPVGMTHGLMEQGGGLLSGGLTMDLDHSIGTQYSANPPVTIDVPMTDMTSGLMGHSQLTTIDQSELSSQLGLSLGGGTILPPAQSPEDRLSTTPSPTSSLHEDGVEDFRRQLPSQKTVVVETGKKQKAPKKRKKKDPNEPQKPVSAYALFFRDTQAAIKGQNPNATFGEVSKIVASMWDSLGEEQKQVYKRKTEAAKKEYLKALAAYKDNQECQATVETVELDPVPSQTPSPPPVATVDPASPAPASTEPPSLSSSIVVNSTLSSYVANQASSGAGGQPSITKLIITKQMLPSSITMSQGGMVTVIPATVVTSRGLQIGQTSTATIQPSQQAQIVTRSVLQAAAAAAASMQLPPPRLQPPPLQQMPQPPTQQQVTILQQPPPLQAMQQPPSQKVRINLQQQPPPLQIKFVPPPTLKVQTTLVPPAVESSPERPVNSSPETHTVEETSTETICEMITDVVPEVESPSQMDVELVSGSPMTLSPQPRCMRSGCENPPVVNKDWDNEYCSNECVVKHCRDVFLAWVASRNSNTVVFVK from the exons ATGGAG TTTCCCGGAGGAAATGACAATTACCTGACGATCACAGGGCCCTCGCACCCCTTCCTGTCAGGGGCCGAG ACATTCCATACACCAAGCTTGGGTGATGAGGAATTTGAAATCCCGCCTATCTCCTTGGATTCTGATCCTTCACTGGCTGTCTCAGATGTGGTTGGCCACTTTGATGACCTGGCAGACCCTTCCTCCTCTCAGGATGGCAGCTTTTCAGCCCAATATGGGGTCCAGACATTGGACATGCCTGTTGGCATGACCCATGGCTTGATGGAGCAGGGCGGGGGGCTCCTGAGTGGGGGCTTGACCATG GACTTGGACCATTCTATAGGAACTCAGTATAGCGCCAACCCACCTGTTACAATTGATGTACCAATGACAGACATGACATCTGGCTTGATGGGGCATAGCCAGTTGACCACCATTGATCAGTCAGAACTGAGTTCTCAACTTGGTTTGAGCTTAGGGGGTGGTACCATCCTGCCACCTGCCCAGTCACCAGAGGATCGTCTTTCAACCACCCCTTCACCTACTAGTTCACTTCATGAGGATGGTGTTGAGGATTTCCGGAGG CAACTTCCCAGCCAGAAGACAGTTGTGgtggaaacaggaaaaaagcagaaggccccaaagaagagaaaaaagaaagatcctaATGAACCTCAGAAACCAGTTTCAGCATATGCTTTATTCTTTCGTGATACACAGGCAGCCATCAAGGGACAGAATCCCAATGCCACTTTTGGGGAGGTTTCAAAAATTGTGGCCTCCATGTGGGACAGTCTTGGAGAGGAGCAAAAACAG GTATATAAGAGGAAAACTGAAGCTGCCAAGAAAGAGTATCTGAAGGCTCTGGCTGCTTATAAAGACAATCAAGAGTGTCAG GCCACTGTGGAAACAGTGGAACTGGATCCAGTGCCATCACAGActccttctccacctcctgtGGCTACTGTTGACCCAGCATCGCCAGCACCAGCCTCAACAGAGCCCCCTTCCCTGTCCTCTTCCATTGTTGTTAATTCCACTCTTTCATCCTATGTAGCAAACCAGGCATCTTCTGGGGCTGGGGGTCAGCCCAGTATCACCAAGTTGATTATTACCAAACAGATGTTGCCCTCGTCTATTACCATGTCTCAAGGAGGAATGGTTACCGTTATCCCAGCCACAGTGGTAACCTCCCGGGGGCTCCAAATAGGCCAAACCAGTACAGCTACTATCCAGCCCAGTCAGCAAGCCCAAATTGTCACCCGGTCAGTGTTGCAGGCAGCAGCAGCCGCTGCTGCTTCTATGCAACTGCCTCCCCCACGACTACAGCCCCCTCCATTGCAACAGATGCCTCAGCCCCCAACTCAGCAGCAAGTGACCATTCTGCAGCAGCCTCCCCCACTCCAGGCCATGCAACAGCCTCCATCTCAGAAAGTTCGAATCAATTTACAGCAACAGCCCCCTCCTCTGCAAATCAAGTTTGTGCCTCCACCCACTCTGAAAGTACAGACTACCTTAGTCCCACCAGCTGTGGAAAGTAGTCCTGAGAGGCCTGTGAACAGCAGCCCTGAAACCCACACAGTTGAGGAAACCTCTACTGAGACAATCTGTGAGATGATTACAGATGTAGTTCCTGAG GTTGAGTCTCCTTctcaaatggatgttgaattggtGAGTGGGTCTCCTATGACGCTCTCACCCCAGCCTCGATGTATGAGGTCTGGTTGTGAGAACCCTCCTGTTGTGAATAAGGACTGGGACAATGAATACTGCAGCAACGAGTGTGTGGTGAAGCACTGCAG gGATGTCTTCCTGGCCTGGGTAGCCTCTAGAAATTCAAACACAGTGGTGTTTGTAAAATAG